The Saccharomonospora glauca K62 genome has a segment encoding these proteins:
- a CDS encoding adenylosuccinate synthase, which translates to MPAIVLVGAQWGDEGKGKATDLLGDRVQWVVRYQGGNNAGHTVVLPNGQDFALHLIPSGILTPGVTNVIGNGVVVDPGVLLDELAGLEARGVDTSKLLISADAHLIMPYHVAIDKVTERYLGKKKIGTTGRGIGPCYQDKIARVGVRVQDLLDESILRQKVEAALEYKNQVLVKVYNRKALDPNEVADTVLAQGEKFAHRIADTRLELNKALERGETVLLEGSQGTLLDVDHGTYPFVTSSNPTAGGASAGSGIGPGRITTVLGILKAYTTRVGSGPFPTELHDEAGENLRKAGGEFGVTTGRSRRTGWFDAVIGRYAVRVNGITDYFLTKLDVLSGLDRVPVCVAYEVDGERVEDMPMTQTGVHHAKPIYEELPGWREDISGCRSFDELPANARAYVERLEELMGARISAIGVGPGREQTIVRHEFA; encoded by the coding sequence ATGCCGGCCATCGTGCTCGTCGGAGCCCAGTGGGGTGACGAAGGCAAGGGCAAGGCCACCGACCTGCTCGGCGACCGCGTTCAGTGGGTCGTCCGCTACCAGGGCGGCAACAACGCCGGCCACACGGTGGTCCTTCCGAACGGCCAGGACTTCGCGTTACACCTCATTCCGTCCGGCATCCTCACCCCCGGTGTCACGAACGTGATCGGTAACGGCGTGGTGGTGGACCCCGGGGTGCTGCTGGACGAGCTGGCCGGTCTGGAAGCGCGTGGGGTCGACACGTCGAAGCTGTTGATCTCCGCCGACGCGCACCTGATCATGCCGTACCACGTGGCCATCGACAAGGTCACCGAGCGTTACCTCGGCAAGAAGAAGATCGGCACCACCGGTCGCGGCATCGGCCCCTGCTACCAGGACAAGATCGCCAGGGTCGGCGTGCGGGTGCAGGACCTGCTCGACGAGAGCATCCTCCGGCAGAAGGTCGAGGCCGCGCTGGAGTACAAGAACCAGGTCCTGGTCAAGGTCTACAACCGTAAGGCGCTCGACCCGAACGAGGTCGCCGACACCGTGCTCGCGCAGGGCGAGAAGTTCGCCCACCGCATCGCCGACACACGGCTCGAACTGAACAAGGCGCTGGAGCGCGGGGAGACCGTGCTGCTGGAGGGCTCCCAGGGCACCCTGCTCGACGTCGACCACGGCACCTACCCGTTCGTCACCTCGTCCAACCCGACGGCGGGCGGCGCGAGCGCCGGTTCGGGTATCGGACCGGGCCGCATCACCACGGTGCTGGGAATCCTCAAGGCGTACACGACCAGGGTCGGGTCGGGACCGTTCCCCACCGAGCTGCACGACGAGGCGGGGGAGAACCTCCGCAAGGCCGGTGGTGAGTTCGGCGTCACCACGGGACGGTCGCGGCGCACCGGCTGGTTCGACGCGGTCATCGGCCGCTACGCCGTGCGGGTCAACGGCATCACCGACTACTTCCTCACCAAGCTCGACGTGTTGTCGGGGCTGGACCGGGTGCCGGTGTGCGTGGCCTACGAGGTGGACGGCGAACGTGTCGAGGACATGCCGATGACTCAGACCGGTGTCCACCACGCGAAGCCGATCTACGAGGAGCTGCCCGGTTGGCGGGAGGACATCAGCGGCTGCCGCTCCTTCGACGAGCTGCCCGCCAACGCGCGGGCGTACGTGGAGCGGCTGGAGGAGCTGATGGGCGCGCGGATCTCGGCCATCGGTGTCGGCCCCGGCCGGGAACAGACGATCGTGCGCCACGAATTCGCCTAG
- a CDS encoding lipase family protein: MRPPGRSRRFLATLAATVTGLTVAVAGHTAYADPAPLDDFYTPPSPIPGEPGDVLKYEEGEFYLDPLKLIKPNADVYRLMYRSSDTHGEPNAVTGTLLVPEREWRGDGARPLVSYAPGTQGVGDDCAPSKKLALGLEYEGPFVSGLLALGYAVVVTDYEGLGTPGMHTYVNRAAEAHAVLDAAKAAQQVPEAGLSADSPVVLAGYSQGGGASAAAAELVDEYAPELDVKGAYAGAPPANLAEVAPVLDSHYAAGFLGFSLLSLEAAYPDKVDLDEVVNDRGRQLLDEIADACTEDAILKYAFMRTSNLTKDGRALEEYLDEEPYVSVVAEQRIGERAPDVPVFVLHSRLDDIVPYDQGRQMAVDWCERGGTVEFTTSYVPSHIGGMLRAYPQAVAWLSGMINGKAPKNTCGSLLGQ, translated from the coding sequence ATGCGTCCACCCGGTCGGAGTCGACGTTTCCTTGCCACGTTGGCGGCCACGGTGACGGGACTCACCGTGGCGGTCGCGGGTCACACCGCGTACGCCGATCCAGCACCCCTCGACGACTTCTACACGCCACCGTCGCCGATTCCGGGCGAGCCGGGGGACGTGCTCAAGTACGAGGAGGGCGAGTTCTACCTCGATCCGCTCAAGCTCATCAAGCCAAACGCCGACGTCTATCGGCTGATGTACCGCAGCAGTGACACCCACGGCGAGCCGAACGCCGTGACGGGCACGCTGCTGGTGCCCGAGCGCGAGTGGCGAGGCGACGGCGCCCGCCCCCTGGTCAGCTACGCGCCGGGCACCCAGGGCGTCGGCGACGACTGCGCCCCGTCGAAGAAGCTGGCGCTGGGGCTGGAGTACGAGGGCCCCTTCGTCTCGGGGCTGCTCGCGCTCGGCTACGCCGTGGTGGTGACCGACTACGAAGGCCTCGGCACCCCCGGCATGCACACCTACGTCAACCGCGCCGCCGAGGCACACGCGGTGCTGGACGCCGCGAAGGCGGCCCAGCAGGTGCCGGAGGCCGGCCTGTCCGCCGACAGCCCGGTGGTGCTCGCCGGTTACTCGCAGGGCGGTGGCGCGTCCGCCGCGGCGGCCGAACTCGTCGACGAGTACGCGCCCGAGCTCGACGTCAAGGGCGCCTACGCCGGCGCACCCCCGGCGAACCTCGCGGAGGTCGCGCCCGTGCTCGACAGCCACTACGCGGCCGGATTCCTCGGGTTCTCGCTGTTGAGCCTCGAAGCCGCCTACCCCGACAAGGTGGACCTCGACGAGGTCGTGAACGACCGGGGCAGGCAGCTGCTGGACGAGATCGCCGACGCCTGCACGGAGGACGCGATCCTCAAGTACGCGTTCATGCGGACCTCCAACCTGACCAAGGACGGCAGGGCGCTGGAGGAGTACCTCGACGAGGAGCCGTACGTCTCCGTGGTGGCGGAGCAGCGCATCGGTGAGCGCGCGCCCGACGTGCCCGTGTTCGTGCTCCACAGCAGGCTGGACGACATCGTGCCCTACGACCAGGGCCGGCAGATGGCGGTGGACTGGTGCGAACGCGGCGGGACGGTGGAGTTCACCACGTCGTACGTGCCGTCCCACATCGGCGGCATGCTGCGCGCCTACCCACAGGCGGTGGCCTGGTTGTCCGGGATGATCAACGGCAAGGCACCGAAGAACACCTGCGGCAGCCTGCTCGGCCAGTGA
- a CDS encoding HNH endonuclease family protein, with protein MTSSNTLRVISITAGVLLLGGCSAVRSGAEAGGEAASTAPKQSTISQSASADEEKARKQLAELVVAPDGSMDGYDRDRFPHWSNQGNSCNTREVVLQRDGTDVKVDEKCRPISGSWTSPYDGETWTDPADLDIDHVVPLAEAWRSGAALWTDEEREQFANDLDGVNLLAVTDNVNQAKGDKAPEDWKPPLESYWCTYAIHWIDVKHTWELTVEEDEVAALEEMLDRC; from the coding sequence GTGACTTCATCGAACACTCTCCGTGTTATTTCGATCACAGCGGGTGTCCTTCTGCTGGGTGGCTGCTCCGCGGTCCGGAGCGGTGCCGAGGCGGGCGGCGAGGCCGCCTCGACCGCCCCGAAGCAATCAACGATCAGCCAGTCCGCCTCCGCCGACGAGGAGAAGGCTCGCAAGCAGCTCGCCGAACTCGTCGTGGCCCCGGACGGCAGCATGGACGGCTACGACCGCGACCGGTTCCCGCACTGGAGCAACCAGGGGAACAGCTGCAATACCCGCGAGGTGGTGCTCCAGCGCGACGGCACCGACGTGAAGGTGGACGAGAAATGTCGCCCGATCTCGGGGTCCTGGACGAGCCCCTACGACGGTGAGACCTGGACCGACCCGGCGGACCTCGACATCGACCACGTGGTGCCACTGGCCGAGGCGTGGCGCTCCGGCGCGGCCCTTTGGACCGACGAAGAGCGCGAACAGTTCGCCAACGACCTCGACGGCGTGAACCTGCTCGCCGTCACCGACAACGTCAACCAGGCCAAAGGGGACAAAGCTCCCGAGGACTGGAAGCCGCCGCTGGAAAGCTACTGGTGCACCTACGCGATCCACTGGATCGACGTGAAACACACCTGGGAGCTGACGGTGGAGGAGGACGAGGTGGCCGCGCTGGAGGAGATGCTCGACCGCTGTTGA
- a CDS encoding DUF3151 domain-containing protein, with product MTHGNLLEPDPTRLPERPEAQAALDSATDPADVAAEYPDFSEAWAALAERALAAGEVVTAYAYARTGYHRGLDQLRKAGWRGSGPVPWSHRPNQGFLRSLAALARAAKRIGETDEWQRCSTFIADCDPEAAKATGLAE from the coding sequence ATGACGCACGGCAACCTCCTCGAACCCGATCCCACCCGGCTCCCCGAGCGCCCCGAGGCGCAGGCCGCGCTCGACTCGGCCACCGATCCGGCCGACGTCGCAGCCGAGTACCCGGACTTCAGCGAGGCGTGGGCCGCGCTGGCGGAGCGGGCGCTGGCGGCCGGCGAGGTCGTCACCGCTTACGCCTACGCGCGCACCGGCTACCACCGCGGGCTCGACCAGTTGCGGAAGGCGGGTTGGAGGGGCTCCGGTCCGGTGCCGTGGTCGCACCGTCCCAACCAGGGCTTCCTGCGTTCGCTGGCGGCTCTCGCCCGCGCTGCGAAGCGCATCGGCGAGACCGACGAGTGGCAGCGGTGCTCGACGTTCATCGCCGACTGCGACCCCGAAGCGGCGAAGGCCACCGGCCTGGCCGAGTAA
- the fbaA gene encoding class II fructose-bisphosphate aldolase, with amino-acid sequence MPIATPEVYAEMLDRAKANEFAYPAINVTSSETLNAALRGFAEAESDGIIQISTGGAEFASGQKVKDMVTGARALAEFAHVVAEKYPVNVALHTDHCPKEKLDGFVNPLIEISKERVQRGENPLFQSHMWDGSAIDLDENLKIAAELLERAADAKIILEVEIGVVGGEEDGVSNEINEKLYTAEGDFLKTVEALGAGEKGRYLLAATFGNVHGAYKPGAVKLRPDVLKRGQAVAAEKLGLPEGSKPFELVFHGGSGSLLEEIHEAVSYGVVKMNIDTDTQYAFTRPVAAHMFTNYDGVLKVDGEVGNKKTYDPRSYLKKAEESMAARVVQAAEHLKSAGRKL; translated from the coding sequence ATGCCCATCGCCACACCCGAGGTCTATGCCGAGATGCTGGACCGGGCCAAGGCGAACGAGTTCGCGTACCCGGCGATCAACGTGACCTCGTCCGAGACTCTCAACGCCGCGCTGCGGGGCTTCGCCGAGGCCGAAAGCGACGGGATCATCCAGATCTCCACCGGCGGCGCCGAGTTCGCGTCGGGCCAGAAGGTGAAGGACATGGTGACCGGTGCCCGCGCGCTCGCCGAGTTCGCGCACGTCGTCGCCGAGAAGTACCCGGTGAACGTCGCCCTGCACACCGATCACTGCCCCAAGGAGAAGCTCGACGGGTTCGTCAACCCGCTGATCGAGATCTCCAAGGAGCGCGTCCAGCGGGGCGAGAACCCGCTGTTCCAGTCGCACATGTGGGACGGCTCGGCCATCGACCTCGACGAGAACCTCAAGATCGCCGCCGAGCTGCTCGAACGCGCCGCCGACGCGAAGATCATCCTCGAGGTCGAGATCGGCGTCGTCGGTGGCGAGGAGGACGGCGTCTCCAACGAGATCAACGAGAAGCTCTACACCGCCGAGGGCGACTTTCTGAAGACCGTCGAGGCGCTCGGCGCGGGTGAGAAGGGGCGTTACCTGCTCGCGGCCACCTTCGGCAACGTCCACGGCGCCTATAAGCCCGGTGCGGTGAAGCTGCGTCCCGACGTACTCAAGCGGGGCCAGGCCGTGGCCGCCGAGAAGCTCGGCCTGCCCGAGGGTTCGAAGCCGTTCGAGCTGGTCTTCCACGGTGGTTCGGGCTCCCTGTTGGAGGAGATCCACGAGGCCGTGTCGTACGGCGTCGTGAAGATGAACATCGACACCGACACCCAGTACGCCTTCACCCGACCGGTGGCCGCGCACATGTTCACCAACTACGACGGTGTACTCAAGGTGGACGGCGAGGTCGGCAACAAGAAGACCTACGACCCGCGCAGCTACCTGAAGAAGGCCGAGGAGTCGATGGCCGCCCGTGTGGTGCAGGCCGCCGAGCACCTCAAGTCGGCGGGCCGCAAGCTCTGA
- a CDS encoding LLM class F420-dependent oxidoreductase, translating into MTVNLGSIGVWHVRPYLDTKLAVELEELGYGALWLGGSPPADLAAVEELLDATERIAVATGIVNMWQADPVEVARSYHRIEAKHPGRFLLGVGVGHREATQEYEKPYDKIVSYLDALDAEGVPRHALALAALGPKVLRLAAERTAGAHPYLTTPEHTRRAREILGYGVLLAPEQKVVVDPDPERARASARPMVSHYLGLRNYVSNLRRLGWTDADFADGGSDALVDQLAVHGDAATVVRGVRAHLDAGADHVCVQVLPHEGDLLAGYRAIAEAAGLIDKGVNG; encoded by the coding sequence ATGACAGTCAACCTGGGTTCGATCGGCGTCTGGCACGTCCGGCCGTATCTCGACACCAAGCTCGCGGTCGAGTTGGAGGAGCTGGGCTACGGCGCGCTGTGGCTCGGGGGCTCGCCCCCGGCCGACCTGGCCGCCGTCGAGGAGCTGCTCGACGCCACCGAGCGCATCGCCGTGGCGACCGGCATCGTCAACATGTGGCAGGCCGACCCGGTGGAGGTCGCTCGCTCCTACCACCGCATCGAGGCCAAGCACCCCGGCCGCTTCCTGCTGGGCGTGGGCGTCGGCCACCGCGAGGCCACGCAGGAGTACGAGAAGCCCTACGACAAGATCGTCTCCTACCTCGACGCCCTCGACGCCGAAGGCGTGCCGCGGCACGCTCTCGCGCTCGCCGCGCTGGGGCCGAAGGTGCTGCGGCTCGCGGCCGAGCGCACGGCGGGGGCGCACCCGTACCTGACCACGCCCGAGCACACCCGCCGGGCCCGCGAGATCCTCGGCTACGGCGTGCTGCTCGCACCCGAGCAGAAGGTGGTGGTCGACCCCGATCCCGAGCGGGCTCGGGCGAGCGCTCGCCCGATGGTCTCGCACTACCTCGGGCTGAGGAACTACGTCAGCAACCTCCGCAGGCTCGGGTGGACCGACGCCGACTTCGCCGACGGCGGCAGCGACGCGCTCGTCGACCAGCTCGCCGTGCACGGCGACGCCGCCACCGTCGTGCGGGGCGTGCGCGCGCACCTCGACGCGGGAGCCGATCACGTGTGCGTCCAAGTGCTCCCGCACGAGGGTGACCTCCTGGCGGGTTACCGCGCGATCGCCGAGGCCGCGGGGTTGATCGATAAGGGTGTGAACGGGTAA
- a CDS encoding SDR family oxidoreductase — protein MASLPTWWITRNVRNKVVLITGAARGIGAGLAERLAADGAKVALVGLEPEEQERVAARIGSAARSWEADVTDWKALQSAVDGVVEHFGGIDVVIANAGIATTGFVRSVDPEAFERVFEVDLLGVWRTFRVTLPHVIERKGYLLAISSLAAITHAPGMANYAAAKAGVEAFCNSLRAEVAHLGVKVGVAHPTWIKTDLVDSADAHPVFGKLRGSMPGPTGKTYPLDFALDHLQAGVRRRARTIHVPRWVGAVKLLRAFLPPLIELGSRSRVPRADKAALEDIARRGAKEASITGHGGRAATEAARR, from the coding sequence ATGGCGTCGCTGCCCACCTGGTGGATCACGAGGAACGTGCGCAACAAGGTCGTGCTCATCACGGGTGCGGCCAGGGGAATCGGCGCGGGCCTCGCGGAACGACTCGCCGCCGACGGCGCGAAGGTCGCCCTCGTGGGTCTGGAGCCCGAGGAGCAGGAACGGGTGGCCGCGCGCATCGGCAGCGCCGCCCGCTCGTGGGAGGCCGACGTCACCGACTGGAAGGCACTGCAGAGCGCGGTGGACGGCGTCGTCGAGCACTTCGGCGGCATCGACGTCGTCATCGCCAACGCGGGCATCGCCACCACGGGCTTCGTCCGCTCCGTGGACCCCGAGGCGTTCGAACGGGTCTTCGAGGTCGACCTGTTGGGCGTCTGGCGGACGTTCCGGGTCACGCTCCCGCACGTCATCGAACGCAAGGGCTACCTGCTCGCGATCTCGTCGTTGGCCGCCATCACCCACGCGCCCGGCATGGCCAACTACGCGGCGGCGAAAGCCGGTGTCGAGGCGTTCTGCAACAGCCTGCGCGCGGAGGTGGCGCACCTGGGTGTCAAGGTCGGCGTCGCGCACCCGACCTGGATCAAGACCGACCTCGTCGACAGCGCCGACGCGCACCCCGTGTTCGGCAAGCTGCGCGGCTCGATGCCCGGCCCCACCGGCAAGACCTACCCGCTCGACTTCGCGCTCGACCACCTCCAGGCGGGTGTCAGGAGGCGGGCTCGCACGATCCACGTGCCGCGGTGGGTCGGTGCGGTGAAGCTGTTGCGGGCGTTCCTGCCACCTCTCATCGAACTCGGCTCGCGCTCTCGGGTCCCCCGAGCGGACAAGGCGGCCCTGGAGGACATCGCTCGCCGGGGCGCCAAGGAGGCGTCGATCACCGGGCACGGCGGCCGGGCCGCCACCGAGGCCGCCCGTAGGTAG
- a CDS encoding pyridoxamine 5'-phosphate oxidase family protein, whose amino-acid sequence MSRSPRRDAIRMDADALVRYVVARAADTSVAVATLGPNGRPHLVPLWYVVRDADPAATPPLRLASWTYARSQKAVNLRRDPRATLLVESGRTYDELRGVSLECDVELVTDLAEVTSIGVELATARTPGVAASAVRELVAAQAPKRVGLVFTPTRIVSWDHTKLGGGY is encoded by the coding sequence ATGTCCCGGTCGCCACGTCGCGACGCGATCCGTATGGACGCCGACGCACTCGTGCGCTACGTCGTGGCCCGAGCCGCCGACACCTCGGTCGCCGTCGCGACGCTGGGCCCGAACGGCAGGCCCCACCTCGTGCCGCTGTGGTACGTCGTGCGCGACGCCGATCCCGCCGCCACCCCGCCGCTGCGGTTGGCCTCCTGGACCTACGCGCGGTCGCAGAAGGCCGTGAACCTGCGCCGCGACCCGCGTGCCACCCTTCTGGTGGAGTCGGGGCGGACCTACGACGAGCTCCGCGGCGTGTCTCTGGAGTGCGACGTCGAACTCGTCACCGACCTCGCCGAGGTCACGAGCATCGGCGTCGAACTCGCCACGGCTCGCACCCCCGGCGTGGCCGCGAGCGCCGTGCGGGAGCTCGTCGCCGCCCAGGCTCCCAAGCGCGTGGGACTCGTGTTCACGCCCACGCGGATCGTGAGCTGGGACCACACCAAGCTCGGCGGCGGCTACTGA
- a CDS encoding YciI family protein, translating into MAWFVVEQTYVPEKFAAVRPRHREYLSSLVAEGTVAVAGPVDGDTGGLVIYRANDREELRKILDADPYYVEGAISERTVREFTPVLGAWLKDQ; encoded by the coding sequence ATGGCTTGGTTCGTGGTGGAACAGACGTACGTGCCGGAGAAGTTCGCCGCCGTGCGGCCCCGGCACCGGGAGTACCTGTCGTCCCTGGTGGCCGAGGGCACGGTGGCCGTCGCGGGTCCCGTGGACGGCGACACGGGCGGTCTGGTGATCTACCGGGCGAACGACCGGGAGGAACTGCGGAAGATCCTCGACGCCGACCCGTACTACGTGGAGGGCGCCATCTCGGAGCGCACGGTCCGGGAGTTCACCCCCGTGCTCGGAGCCTGGCTGAAGGATCAGTAG
- a CDS encoding RNA polymerase sigma factor, producing the protein MHGSAEPTRHRGVARGVERGVERSVERTLSHLRTLDAPVQRVQPSGPLTLEDLYRQHRMRLVRLAILLVDEPATAEDVVQEAFTGLHRNWGKLRDAAAAVSYLRTAVVNGSRSVLRRRKTARDYVPPHAVNARSAESLAMLSTEHQAVVTALSKLPPRQREVLVLRYYGGLSEAEISEAAGISRGTVKSTASRALEALQRAMNDDHRPRGR; encoded by the coding sequence ATGCACGGCAGCGCCGAGCCGACGCGCCACCGCGGTGTGGCGCGCGGGGTGGAGCGCGGTGTCGAACGCAGTGTCGAGCGCACCCTTTCCCACCTGCGCACGTTGGACGCGCCCGTACAACGGGTGCAGCCCTCGGGGCCCCTCACCCTCGAAGACCTCTACCGGCAGCATCGAATGCGGCTCGTGCGCCTGGCGATCCTCCTGGTGGACGAACCGGCCACGGCCGAGGACGTGGTGCAGGAGGCGTTCACCGGGCTGCACCGCAACTGGGGAAAGTTGCGGGACGCCGCCGCGGCGGTGTCGTACCTGCGGACCGCGGTCGTCAACGGCTCTCGCAGCGTGCTGCGCAGGCGTAAGACGGCTCGGGACTACGTTCCGCCACACGCGGTGAACGCTCGGTCGGCCGAGAGTCTCGCCATGCTGTCCACCGAGCACCAGGCGGTCGTGACCGCGCTGTCGAAGTTGCCTCCGAGGCAGCGTGAGGTTCTGGTACTGCGCTACTACGGCGGCCTGTCCGAGGCGGAGATCTCGGAAGCCGCGGGTATTTCGAGGGGAACCGTGAAATCCACGGCGAGTCGTGCGCTCGAAGCACTGCAACGCGCGATGAACGACGACCACCGTCCGAGGGGGCGCTGA
- the nagA gene encoding N-acetylglucosamine-6-phosphate deacetylase, producing the protein MIVNGTYDLVLTGGRIHCPDGTLEPGWLAVSGERIGAVGTGTPPAGTHLDLSGAHVVPGFVDIHCHGGGGGSFTSADADQAATAIATHRRHGTTSLVASLVSAPPEELTSQLAALTDLVADGELVGVHLEGPFISRARCGAHDPAVLREPDTEVVGALLEAGRGTIRMVTLAPELAGGIKAIRQLAESGVIAAIGHTDAVAEQVKAAVDAGATVATHLFNGMRPLHHREPGPVGALLDDERVTVELICDLVHVHPDVLRLAARHAGRDRTVLVTDAMAATNVADGMYRLGNLEVRVTDGVATLPDSGSLAGSTLTMDAAFRNLVHGAGLDVADAVAATATRPAQLLGIDAETGSLRPGLLADVVVLDEDLRVAGVLRHGSWLGRPPTRP; encoded by the coding sequence GTGATCGTGAACGGCACCTACGACCTCGTCCTCACCGGCGGCCGCATCCACTGCCCCGACGGAACGCTCGAACCCGGCTGGCTCGCGGTCTCGGGCGAGCGGATCGGCGCGGTGGGTACCGGAACGCCTCCGGCGGGTACGCACCTCGACCTCTCCGGCGCGCACGTGGTGCCCGGATTCGTCGACATCCACTGCCACGGGGGCGGCGGGGGGTCGTTCACCAGCGCCGACGCCGACCAAGCCGCCACGGCGATCGCCACCCATCGAAGGCACGGCACCACCAGCCTCGTGGCGAGCCTCGTGTCGGCGCCCCCCGAGGAACTCACCTCCCAGCTCGCCGCGCTCACCGACCTGGTCGCCGATGGAGAACTCGTCGGCGTGCACCTGGAGGGGCCGTTCATCTCCCGAGCGCGGTGCGGAGCCCACGACCCCGCCGTGCTGCGTGAACCCGACACCGAAGTCGTCGGTGCGTTGCTGGAGGCCGGTCGGGGGACCATCCGCATGGTCACCCTCGCACCGGAACTCGCGGGCGGCATCAAGGCCATCCGCCAGCTCGCCGAGTCGGGTGTGATCGCGGCGATCGGACACACCGACGCGGTCGCCGAGCAGGTGAAGGCGGCCGTGGACGCGGGCGCGACGGTGGCCACCCACCTGTTCAACGGCATGCGTCCCCTCCACCACAGGGAACCGGGCCCGGTGGGAGCGCTGCTCGACGACGAGCGGGTCACCGTCGAACTGATTTGCGACCTCGTGCACGTCCATCCCGACGTGCTGCGGCTCGCGGCCCGGCACGCGGGGCGGGACAGGACCGTGCTGGTCACCGACGCGATGGCGGCCACCAACGTCGCCGACGGGATGTACCGGCTCGGCAATCTCGAAGTGCGGGTCACCGACGGCGTGGCGACCCTGCCCGACAGCGGCTCGCTCGCGGGCAGCACGCTCACCATGGACGCCGCGTTCCGCAACCTCGTCCACGGTGCCGGACTCGACGTCGCCGACGCCGTCGCCGCGACGGCCACGCGACCCGCGCAGCTGCTGGGCATCGACGCGGAGACGGGCTCGCTACGCCCCGGTCTGCTGGCCGACGTGGTGGTGCTCGACGAAGACCTGCGGGTCGCGGGAGTGCTCCGGCACGGCTCGTGGCTCGGACGACCGCCCACGCGGCCCTGA
- a CDS encoding FAD-binding oxidoreductase — MSNALLDRLRAELGGDAVVTDPDVTATYSRDQMPLAPSGTPLAVVSPEDTEGVRAAVRACAEAGVPVVPRGAGSGLSGAANAVDGCVVLVTTKLDRIVEIDPDNRLAVVQPGVVNQTLRDAVAKHGLFYPPDPSSYDWCTIGGNLATNAGGLCCVKYGVTADFVLGLEVVLADGSVLRTGRRTVKGVAGYDLTRLFVGSEGTLGVITEATLSLRPLPEAPATLVAAFPSAPAAGTAVSRIVREGVVPSLMEIMDTATIDAVQDYLRTDLGTGSDRGTLLLCQSDAGGTRASAELAAIERLCRDAGAEMTYHTDDPVEGDLLMRARRVALTALESRGSCMTDDVCVPRTRIAELITGCERIADDVGLTVAVVGHAGDGNMHPTVVYDASAEGEFDRAKRAFDAILDLGLSLGGTVTGEHGVGKFKQEWLAKEIGSVGLDVHRRIKRALDPDNLFNPGSMFSL; from the coding sequence ATGAGCAACGCCCTTCTCGATCGGCTGCGTGCCGAACTCGGTGGCGACGCCGTGGTGACGGACCCCGATGTCACGGCGACCTACTCCCGCGACCAGATGCCCCTCGCCCCCTCGGGCACACCCCTGGCCGTGGTGTCGCCCGAGGACACCGAGGGAGTTCGCGCCGCCGTCCGCGCGTGCGCCGAGGCCGGGGTGCCGGTGGTGCCCAGGGGTGCGGGCAGTGGGCTGTCCGGGGCCGCCAACGCCGTCGACGGCTGCGTCGTGCTCGTCACCACCAAGCTCGACCGGATCGTCGAGATCGACCCGGACAACCGGCTCGCCGTCGTGCAACCGGGGGTGGTGAACCAGACCCTGCGCGACGCCGTGGCGAAACACGGGCTGTTCTACCCGCCCGACCCGTCGAGCTACGACTGGTGCACGATCGGCGGCAACCTCGCCACCAACGCGGGCGGCCTGTGCTGCGTGAAGTACGGCGTCACGGCCGACTTCGTGCTGGGGCTGGAGGTCGTCCTCGCCGACGGTTCGGTGCTGCGCACCGGCAGGCGCACGGTGAAGGGTGTCGCGGGCTACGACCTCACCCGGTTGTTCGTGGGCAGCGAGGGCACGCTCGGGGTCATCACCGAGGCCACGCTCTCGTTGCGCCCGTTGCCGGAGGCACCCGCCACGTTGGTGGCCGCGTTCCCGTCGGCGCCCGCCGCGGGCACGGCCGTCAGCCGGATCGTGCGCGAGGGGGTGGTGCCGTCGTTGATGGAGATCATGGACACGGCGACGATCGACGCCGTGCAGGACTACCTGCGCACCGATCTGGGCACCGGTTCCGACCGCGGGACGCTGCTGCTGTGCCAGTCCGACGCGGGGGGCACGCGGGCCTCCGCCGAGCTGGCCGCGATCGAACGCCTCTGCCGCGACGCGGGCGCCGAGATGACCTACCACACCGACGACCCGGTCGAGGGCGACCTGCTCATGCGAGCCCGCAGGGTGGCGCTCACGGCGTTGGAGAGCAGGGGCTCGTGCATGACCGACGACGTGTGCGTGCCGAGGACGCGTATCGCCGAGCTCATCACCGGATGCGAGCGCATCGCCGACGACGTGGGGCTCACCGTGGCGGTGGTGGGTCACGCGGGCGACGGCAACATGCATCCCACCGTGGTCTACGACGCCTCCGCGGAGGGCGAGTTCGACCGGGCCAAGCGCGCGTTCGACGCGATCCTCGACCTCGGCCTCTCGCTCGGCGGCACGGTGACCGGCGAGCACGGTGTCGGCAAGTTCAAGCAGGAGTGGCTGGCCAAGGAGATCGGTTCCGTCGGCCTCGACGTCCATCGGCGCATCAAGCGGGCGCTCGACCCGGACAACCTGTTCAACCCCGGATCGATGTTCTCGCTCTGA